A stretch of Gemmobacter fulvus DNA encodes these proteins:
- a CDS encoding TldD/PmbA family protein: MTDRLHSLTEALLDAARRAGATAADALAVEGTSLSIDIRQGALEQAERSEGIEMGLRVLIGGRQACVSVSDISARTIVDVAERAVAMAREAPEDPYAGLADPDQIARSWDLAALELTDPAAEPSAKALEQDARTAEAAAMAVAGIRQVEASAGYSQRRMFLAASNGFAGGYARSSRSVSAVAFTGEGTGMERDWAGEARIWQADMPGADSIGALAAERALARAGARKPATGTFPVLFDERIANSLIGHLLSAINGASVARGSSWLRDALGQQVLPKGLSVIEDPLRPRISGTRPFDAEGLPTQRRVLVENGILTGWTLDLATGRKLGMASTANAARGTSSTPSPATSNIDLSPGTATRKQLIGQMGTGLLVTSLIGSSINPTTGDYSRGASGFWVEDGEITYPVNECTIAGNLRDMLLSMIAANDARAHLSTRVPSLLVEGMTLAGA; this comes from the coding sequence ATGACCGATCGCCTGCACAGCCTGACCGAAGCCCTGCTTGATGCCGCCCGCCGCGCCGGGGCCACTGCCGCCGATGCGCTGGCGGTCGAGGGCACGTCGCTGTCCATCGACATCCGGCAGGGAGCCCTGGAACAGGCCGAACGTTCAGAAGGCATCGAGATGGGGCTGCGGGTGCTGATCGGCGGGCGGCAGGCCTGTGTGTCGGTCTCTGACATTTCGGCGCGCACGATTGTCGATGTGGCCGAACGCGCCGTGGCCATGGCCCGCGAAGCGCCGGAAGACCCCTATGCCGGGCTGGCCGACCCGGATCAGATCGCGCGCAGCTGGGATCTGGCGGCGCTGGAGCTGACCGACCCGGCGGCGGAACCCTCAGCCAAGGCGCTGGAACAGGACGCCCGCACCGCCGAGGCCGCCGCGATGGCGGTGGCCGGAATCCGGCAGGTCGAGGCTTCGGCGGGCTATTCGCAGCGCCGCATGTTCCTTGCGGCCTCCAACGGCTTTGCAGGCGGCTATGCCCGCAGTTCGCGCTCTGTCTCGGCAGTGGCGTTTACCGGCGAAGGCACCGGCATGGAGCGTGACTGGGCAGGCGAGGCGCGGATCTGGCAGGCCGACATGCCGGGCGCCGACAGCATCGGCGCGCTGGCGGCGGAACGGGCGCTGGCCCGCGCCGGGGCCCGCAAACCGGCGACGGGCACGTTTCCGGTGCTGTTTGACGAACGCATCGCCAATTCGCTGATCGGGCATCTGTTGTCGGCGATCAACGGGGCGTCGGTGGCGCGCGGCTCCAGCTGGTTGCGCGATGCGTTGGGTCAGCAGGTCTTGCCCAAGGGCCTGTCGGTGATTGAGGATCCGCTGCGCCCGCGCATTTCCGGCACGCGCCCCTTTGACGCCGAAGGCCTGCCGACACAGCGGCGGGTGCTGGTGGAAAACGGCATCCTGACCGGCTGGACGCTGGACCTTGCGACCGGGCGCAAGCTGGGCATGGCCAGCACCGCCAATGCGGCGCGTGGCACCTCGTCCACGCCGTCGCCCGCCACGTCGAACATCGACCTCAGCCCCGGCACCGCCACGCGCAAGCAGCTGATCGGGCAGATGGGCACCGGGCTGCTGGTTACTTCGCTGATCGGGTCGTCGATCAACCCGACCACGGGCGATTATTCGCGCGGGGCCAGCGGCTTCTGGGTGGAGGATGGCGAAATCACCTATCCGGTCAATGAATGCACCATCGCGGGAAATCTGCGCGACATGCTGCTGTCGATGATCGCCGCGAATGACGCACGGGCGCATCTGTCGACCCGGGTGCCCAGCCTGCTGGTGGAAGGCATGACGCTTGCCGGCGCCTGA
- a CDS encoding 3'(2'),5'-bisphosphate nucleotidase CysQ — protein sequence MPAPDLALLTEAARGAGRIALRYWKQSPHVWEKPGQGPVTEADLAVNDYLRGLLRPARPDYGWLSEEDADGPERLGAERVFILDPIDGTRAFIAGEETFAHSLAVAERGRVVAGVVYLPALDRLYTATAHGPALKDGQPIAASHRAGIDGATLLTTHPNLAPEHWPGGVPEVKRSFRASLAYRLCLVAEGRHDGMLTLRDAWEWDIAAGSLIASRAGAVVTDRLNGGLQFNTAHPQARGVIAAAPGLHGALIGRLGLGA from the coding sequence TTGCCGGCGCCTGATCTCGCCCTGTTGACCGAAGCGGCGCGGGGCGCGGGGCGGATTGCCCTGCGCTACTGGAAGCAGTCGCCACATGTCTGGGAAAAGCCGGGGCAGGGGCCGGTGACCGAGGCGGATCTTGCGGTGAATGACTACCTGCGTGGCCTTCTGCGCCCGGCGCGGCCCGATTACGGCTGGCTGTCGGAAGAGGATGCGGACGGGCCGGAGCGGCTTGGCGCGGAGCGGGTGTTCATCCTGGATCCGATTGACGGCACCCGCGCGTTCATCGCCGGGGAAGAAACCTTTGCCCACTCGCTTGCGGTGGCAGAACGGGGGCGGGTGGTGGCCGGGGTGGTCTATCTGCCCGCGCTGGACCGGCTTTATACCGCCACGGCGCATGGGCCCGCGCTGAAGGATGGACAGCCGATTGCCGCCAGCCATCGCGCCGGGATCGACGGGGCAACGCTGCTGACCACGCATCCGAACCTTGCGCCGGAACATTGGCCGGGCGGGGTGCCAGAGGTGAAGCGCAGCTTCCGCGCCTCGCTGGCGTATCGGCTGTGTCTGGTGGCCGAGGGGCGGCATGACGGGATGCTGACACTGCGCGATGCCTGGGAGTGGGATATTGCGGCGGGCAGTCTGATTGCCAGCCGCGCCGGGGCGGTGGTGACGGATCGCCTGAATGGCGGGTTGCAGTTCAACACGGCGCATCCGCAGGCCCGGGGCGTGATCGCGGCGGCCCCGGGGCTGCATGGCGCGCTGATCGGGCGGCTGGGCCTTGGCGCGTGA
- the trxA gene encoding thioredoxin, with amino-acid sequence MGAATVAVTDATFDAEVRQSDIPVVVDFWAEWCGPCRQIGPALEELATELAGKVKIVKVNVDENPDSPAVLGVRGIPALFLFKDGQVVSNKIGAAPKAALANWINAAI; translated from the coding sequence ATGGGCGCCGCGACCGTAGCCGTTACCGATGCCACCTTCGACGCCGAGGTCCGCCAGTCGGACATCCCCGTCGTCGTCGATTTCTGGGCCGAATGGTGCGGCCCCTGCCGCCAGATCGGCCCTGCGCTGGAAGAACTGGCAACCGAACTTGCCGGCAAAGTGAAGATCGTCAAAGTGAACGTGGACGAAAACCCCGACAGCCCGGCCGTGCTGGGTGTGCGCGGGATTCCGGCGCTGTTCCTGTTCAAGGATGGTCAGGTCGTGTCGAACAAGATCGGCGCTGCCCCCAAGGCCGCGCTGGCCAACTGGATTAACGCTGCGATCTGA
- a CDS encoding TIGR03862 family flavoprotein produces the protein MSRALVIGAGPAGLMAAEALADAGVAVVVAEAKPSPARKLLMAGKSGLNVTKAEPLPAFLTRFDADWLAPMLRAFGPDQVQAWCEALGQPVFTGSSARVFPTAMKASPLLRAWLARLEAKGVSLRTRWRWTGFAAEALRFDTPEGPQTLHPEVTVLALGGASWPRLGSDAVWVPWLAERGVQITPFGPANMGFHMHWSAHMAPHFGQPIKGACLIAGDQRERGEFVLSERGLEGGGIYSVSRALRLGAPLQLDLFPDHSAAQLRDRLARMKPGETAANRLRKLGLPPASVALVMEMARPLPAELAPLLKALPICHAGPRPLTEAISAAGGIAQGSLTGDLELRALPGIFACGEMLDWEAPTGGYLLTACWATGLWAGQAAARHLG, from the coding sequence GTGAGCCGCGCCCTTGTCATCGGCGCAGGCCCCGCCGGGCTGATGGCGGCCGAGGCGCTGGCAGATGCCGGAGTGGCGGTGGTGGTGGCCGAAGCCAAGCCCAGCCCGGCGCGCAAACTGCTGATGGCGGGGAAATCCGGGCTGAATGTGACCAAGGCCGAACCACTGCCCGCCTTTCTGACCCGGTTCGATGCGGATTGGCTGGCGCCGATGCTGCGCGCCTTTGGCCCGGATCAGGTGCAGGCCTGGTGCGAGGCCCTTGGGCAGCCAGTGTTCACCGGATCCTCGGCGCGGGTCTTTCCCACGGCGATGAAAGCCTCGCCGCTGCTGCGCGCCTGGCTGGCCCGTCTGGAGGCCAAGGGCGTCAGCCTGCGCACCCGCTGGCGCTGGACAGGCTTCGCGGCAGAGGCCCTGCGCTTTGACACGCCAGAGGGGCCGCAGACCCTGCACCCCGAGGTCACCGTGCTGGCGCTTGGCGGGGCCAGCTGGCCGCGTCTCGGGTCCGATGCCGTCTGGGTGCCGTGGCTGGCAGAGCGTGGCGTGCAGATCACCCCCTTTGGGCCTGCGAACATGGGGTTTCACATGCACTGGTCGGCACATATGGCCCCACATTTCGGCCAGCCGATCAAAGGCGCCTGCCTGATTGCGGGCGATCAGCGGGAGCGTGGCGAATTCGTGCTGTCGGAACGCGGGCTGGAGGGTGGCGGTATTTACAGCGTCAGCCGGGCACTGCGTCTGGGCGCGCCATTGCAGCTTGATCTGTTTCCCGATCACAGCGCGGCACAGTTGCGCGACCGGCTGGCCCGGATGAAGCCCGGCGAAACGGCGGCCAACCGTCTGCGCAAGCTGGGCCTGCCCCCGGCCAGCGTCGCGCTGGTGATGGAGATGGCGCGCCCGCTGCCCGCAGAGCTGGCCCCCCTGCTTAAGGCGCTACCGATCTGCCATGCCGGGCCCCGCCCGCTGACCGAGGCGATTTCGGCGGCAGGCGGCATTGCGCAGGGCAGCCTGACCGGGGATCTGGAACTGCGCGCCCTGCCCGGCATCTTTGCCTGTGGCGAAATGCTGGATTGGGAAGCGCCGACGGGGGGTTACCTGTTGACCGCCTGCTGGGCGACGGGGCTTTGGGCCGGGCAGGCCGCCGCGCGCCATCTTGGCTGA
- a CDS encoding mechanosensitive ion channel family protein: MDGQPEIVTKLSLWLQQAGDIAMGWLLSPAAWSQFALLVGAFIAARMITRRLQPALAPYLTPPEGKAGLTVTARLYLRRGLPLLLPLLAYAFTAMGEEVTRSLFGSGAVIAFGKRIFLFLAARIFVNEVLTDPFLRLLGRYVLIPIAAIYALGILTEITTRLEETIISLGNIRFSVMALIRGLIAGSLLFWLGSWSNRQSADYIKKQEELRPATRELAVKAAEVMIFGAAFLLLMSIMGIDLTAVAVLGGALGVGIGLGLQQIAANFVSGIILLVEGQTTVGDYVELDGGEKGTIIKMTARACVLETFDGRWIVVPNEHFITTRVVNYSDQGSANRYEAAFSVSYDTDINTIPDIIEEAVGRLPFVLKSPDGPDCELRGFGESSVDFAVEYWVNGIDDGKNRFGSPVLFAIWNALKEHDIEMPFPQRVVHLKQDPAPPAKPRRSKAEA; encoded by the coding sequence ATGGACGGGCAACCCGAAATCGTCACGAAACTCAGCCTTTGGCTGCAACAGGCAGGCGATATCGCCATGGGCTGGCTGCTCTCGCCCGCCGCATGGTCACAATTCGCGCTGCTGGTCGGGGCCTTCATCGCCGCGCGCATGATCACCCGCCGCCTGCAACCGGCCCTTGCCCCCTATCTGACCCCGCCCGAAGGCAAGGCGGGGCTGACCGTCACCGCCCGCCTCTATCTGCGCCGGGGCCTGCCCTTGCTGCTGCCGCTGCTGGCCTATGCCTTCACCGCGATGGGGGAAGAGGTCACGCGGTCGCTGTTCGGGTCGGGCGCGGTGATTGCCTTTGGCAAACGCATCTTCCTGTTCCTTGCCGCCCGCATCTTTGTGAACGAGGTGCTGACAGACCCGTTCCTGCGGCTGCTGGGGCGTTATGTGCTGATCCCGATTGCGGCGATCTATGCGCTTGGCATCCTGACAGAGATCACCACACGTCTGGAAGAGACCATCATCTCGCTGGGCAATATCCGCTTTTCGGTGATGGCGCTGATCCGCGGCCTGATTGCCGGATCGCTGCTGTTCTGGCTGGGCTCATGGTCGAACCGCCAAAGCGCCGATTATATCAAGAAGCAGGAAGAGCTCCGCCCGGCCACGCGTGAGCTTGCGGTCAAGGCCGCCGAGGTGATGATCTTTGGTGCCGCGTTCCTGCTGCTGATGTCGATCATGGGCATTGATCTGACGGCGGTTGCGGTGCTGGGCGGCGCACTTGGCGTGGGGATCGGGCTGGGCCTGCAACAGATCGCCGCCAACTTCGTGTCGGGTATCATCCTGCTGGTCGAAGGCCAGACCACGGTGGGCGATTATGTCGAACTGGATGGCGGCGAAAAGGGCACCATCATCAAGATGACGGCCCGCGCCTGTGTGCTGGAAACCTTTGACGGGCGCTGGATCGTGGTGCCAAACGAACATTTCATCACGACGCGGGTGGTGAACTACTCCGACCAGGGCTCGGCCAACCGCTATGAGGCGGCGTTTTCGGTCAGCTATGACACCGACATCAACACCATCCCCGACATCATCGAAGAGGCGGTCGGGCGGCTGCCCTTCGTGCTGAAATCCCCCGACGGGCCGGATTGCGAATTGCGCGGCTTTGGCGAATCTTCGGTGGATTTCGCGGTGGAATACTGGGTGAACGGCATTGATGACGGCAAGAACCGCTTTGGCAGCCCGGTGCTCTTCGCCATCTGGAACGCGCTGAAAGAGCATGACATCGAAATGCCCTTCCCGCAGCGGGTGGTGCATCTGAAGCAGGATCCTGCCCCCCCCGCCAAACCCCGGCGCAGCAAGGCCGAGGCGTGA
- a CDS encoding winged helix-turn-helix domain-containing protein translates to MPEITSSVTESLRAGNRVVSFGIATIVAILVAAAVFLFLALPDANAFNDRVERLFVANDDLRTLAEIKLLEIIAQSGTTFQEVLASYRMVIFVLLVFSTALLLACLVFLVTIITLNRRISAIQRSGIQVSSLMISRESRAVYINDLEFKLTEAAIETLSVLAEARMDDDVMTGAQIESVISGRPEPDCDEAAGATRVKRLRDALGNQLVSELLVKTIARRGYVLAVEKDTIRMI, encoded by the coding sequence GTGCCGGAGATTACTTCCTCCGTTACTGAATCGCTCCGCGCGGGCAATCGCGTGGTGTCCTTCGGTATCGCAACCATCGTCGCCATTCTTGTGGCGGCAGCCGTGTTCCTGTTTCTTGCCCTGCCCGATGCCAACGCCTTCAACGACCGGGTCGAACGCCTGTTTGTCGCCAATGACGATCTGCGCACATTGGCCGAGATCAAGCTTCTGGAAATCATCGCGCAATCCGGCACCACCTTTCAGGAGGTGCTGGCCAGCTATCGCATGGTGATCTTTGTGCTGCTGGTGTTTTCGACCGCGCTGCTGCTGGCCTGTCTGGTGTTTCTGGTGACCATCATCACGCTGAACCGCCGCATTTCTGCAATCCAGCGCTCCGGGATTCAGGTGTCGTCGCTGATGATCAGCCGCGAAAGCCGCGCCGTCTATATCAACGATCTGGAATTCAAACTGACCGAGGCCGCCATCGAAACGCTGTCGGTGCTGGCCGAGGCGCGGATGGATGATGATGTGATGACCGGTGCGCAGATCGAATCGGTGATTTCGGGCAGACCCGAACCCGATTGCGACGAGGCGGCAGGGGCAACCCGCGTGAAACGCCTGCGCGATGCCCTGGGCAATCAGCTGGTATCGGAACTGCTGGTGAAGACCATTGCCCGGCGCGGTTATGTTCTGGCGGTCGAAAAAGACACGATCCGCATGATCTGA
- a CDS encoding ribonuclease HII — protein MTRPAPDLSFERAAQARGATCIAGVDEVGRGPLCGPVTAAAVILDPGHIPAGIGDSKALSAAKRERLFADLMQTAQVSVAHASVAEIDSLNILHASHLAMERAIAGLALRPDFVLVDGNRLPGNLPCAAEAVVKGDAKSLSIAAASIIAKVVRDRIMVDLAQQHPGYGWERNAGYPTKDHLAALLNLGVTPHHRRSFKPVHNILYQAPLVSD, from the coding sequence ATGACACGCCCTGCCCCTGACCTGAGTTTCGAGCGTGCCGCGCAGGCGCGCGGTGCAACCTGCATTGCCGGTGTGGACGAGGTGGGGCGCGGGCCGCTCTGTGGTCCGGTCACGGCGGCGGCGGTGATCCTGGATCCCGGCCATATACCTGCCGGTATAGGCGACAGCAAAGCCCTGTCCGCCGCGAAGCGTGAACGTCTGTTTGCCGATCTGATGCAAACGGCGCAGGTCAGCGTGGCCCATGCCAGCGTGGCCGAGATCGACAGCCTGAACATCCTGCATGCCAGCCATCTGGCGATGGAACGCGCCATCGCCGGATTGGCGCTGCGGCCCGATTTCGTGCTGGTCGATGGCAACCGCTTGCCCGGCAATCTGCCCTGTGCCGCCGAAGCGGTGGTGAAGGGTGATGCCAAATCACTCTCCATCGCCGCCGCCTCGATCATCGCCAAAGTGGTGCGGGATCGCATCATGGTGGATTTGGCGCAACAGCACCCCGGATATGGCTGGGAGCGGAACGCCGGTTATCCCACCAAGGACCATCTGGCGGCGCTTCTAAATCTTGGGGTGACCCCTCACCATAGGCGTTCGTTCAAACCCGTCCACAACATCTTGTATCAAGCCCCCTTAGTAAGTGATTGA
- a CDS encoding site-specific DNA-methyltransferase: protein MTTRKIPAEAPVLPLNQILAGDCIELMNGLPAGSVDLIFADPPYNLQLKGDLHRPDNSKVDAVDDHWDQFSSFAAYDKFTREWLAAAKRLLKPNGAIWVIGSYHNVFRVGAALQDQGFWMLNDVVWRKTNPMPNFKGKRLTNAHETLIWASRDEASKYTFNYEALKALNEGVQMRSDWVLPICTGHERLKDENGDKAHPTQKPESLLHRVLVATTNPGDVVLDPFFGTGTTGAVAKMLGRDFIGIEREEAYRKVAEERIARVRKFDASALEITGSKRAEPRVPFGQVVERGMLRPGEELYSIGSRFKAKVRADGTLIGNDVKGSIHQVGAALEGAPSCNGWTYWHYKRDGKMVPIDILRQQIRAEMEADRGPRH from the coding sequence ATGACGACCAGGAAAATCCCTGCGGAGGCCCCCGTGCTTCCGCTGAACCAGATCCTTGCCGGTGACTGTATCGAGTTGATGAATGGGTTGCCCGCCGGCAGCGTGGACCTGATCTTTGCAGATCCGCCTTACAACCTTCAGTTGAAGGGCGATCTTCATCGCCCGGACAACAGCAAGGTTGATGCGGTGGATGACCACTGGGACCAGTTTTCAAGCTTTGCGGCCTATGACAAGTTCACCCGCGAGTGGTTGGCGGCAGCCAAGCGGCTGTTGAAACCCAATGGCGCGATCTGGGTGATCGGCAGCTATCACAACGTCTTCCGCGTCGGGGCGGCCTTGCAGGATCAGGGCTTCTGGATGCTGAACGATGTGGTCTGGCGCAAGACCAATCCGATGCCGAATTTCAAGGGCAAGCGGCTGACCAACGCGCATGAGACGCTGATCTGGGCCAGCCGGGATGAAGCCTCGAAATACACCTTCAATTACGAGGCGCTGAAGGCGCTGAACGAAGGGGTGCAGATGCGCTCGGATTGGGTGCTGCCGATCTGCACCGGGCATGAGCGGCTGAAGGATGAAAACGGCGACAAGGCGCATCCGACGCAGAAACCGGAAAGCCTGCTGCATCGCGTGTTGGTGGCAACCACCAATCCGGGGGATGTGGTGCTCGACCCGTTCTTCGGCACCGGCACCACGGGTGCTGTCGCCAAGATGCTGGGGCGCGATTTCATCGGCATCGAACGCGAAGAGGCCTATCGCAAGGTGGCCGAAGAGCGGATCGCGCGGGTGCGCAAATTCGACGCCTCGGCGCTGGAGATCACCGGCAGCAAGCGGGCCGAACCGCGCGTGCCCTTCGGGCAGGTGGTGGAACGTGGCATGTTGCGCCCGGGTGAAGAGCTTTATTCGATCGGATCACGGTTCAAGGCCAAGGTGCGCGCCGATGGCACGCTGATCGGCAATGACGTGAAAGGCTCGATCCATCAGGTGGGGGCGGCGCTGGAAGGCGCACCCAGCTGCAATGGCTGGACCTACTGGCATTACAAGCGCGATGGCAAAATGGTGCCCATCGACATTCTGCGCCAGCAGATCCGCGCCGAAATGGAGGCTGACCGCGGCCCGCGTCACTAA
- a CDS encoding alpha/beta fold hydrolase: MFTLSARQGLLALVLALATPAGADTPVPSQADWDAARKTVTTADGQQLSYVEMGSAEGQPVLLLHGYTDNSRSWSLLAPHLAGRRLIALDLRGHGGSAAPACCYGIDSLAQDVDGFLAALNIDKADVIGHSLGSMTAATLAAYHPARVDQLVLVSTAATVPKAGSDWLWDNVPKLSHPIDPNSEFMLAWYWNPTPVAEDFLSRERAESAAVPAQVWMGVLKALTLTDWSPLAPRITAPTLVLWGDQDSLFDAASQTRVKELLPTARHETFTGLGHNFFWEQPEAAAQVINGFLAP; this comes from the coding sequence ATGTTCACCCTGTCGGCCCGCCAAGGTCTGTTGGCGCTCGTTCTGGCACTCGCCACCCCGGCGGGTGCCGATACGCCTGTGCCGTCACAGGCCGATTGGGATGCCGCCCGCAAGACCGTGACCACAGCGGACGGGCAGCAGCTCAGCTATGTCGAAATGGGCAGCGCCGAGGGTCAGCCGGTGCTGTTGCTGCATGGCTATACCGACAACAGCCGCAGCTGGTCCTTGCTCGCACCGCATCTGGCCGGGCGTCGCCTGATCGCGCTGGACCTGCGCGGCCATGGCGGCAGCGCCGCCCCCGCCTGCTGCTATGGCATCGACTCGCTTGCGCAGGATGTAGACGGGTTTCTGGCGGCGCTGAACATCGACAAGGCCGATGTGATCGGCCATTCGCTCGGCTCGATGACGGCGGCGACGCTGGCCGCCTATCACCCCGCGCGCGTGGATCAGCTGGTGCTGGTGTCGACCGCCGCCACTGTGCCGAAAGCCGGGTCTGACTGGCTATGGGACAATGTGCCGAAGCTCAGCCACCCGATAGACCCCAATTCCGAATTCATGCTGGCCTGGTACTGGAACCCGACGCCAGTGGCCGAAGATTTCCTGTCGCGCGAACGCGCCGAAAGTGCCGCCGTGCCTGCGCAGGTCTGGATGGGGGTGCTGAAGGCGCTGACCCTGACGGATTGGAGCCCGCTGGCCCCGCGCATCACCGCGCCGACGCTGGTGCTGTGGGGCGATCAGGATTCGCTGTTCGATGCCGCCAGCCAGACCCGGGTGAAAGAACTGCTGCCCACGGCGCGGCACGAAACCTTCACCGGCCTTGGCCACAATTTCTTCTGGGAACAGCCCGAAGCGGCGGCGCAGGTGATCAATGGCTTTCTCGCGCCCTGA
- a CDS encoding DUF2062 domain-containing protein — translation MVMPEGGWLRALSYMRHRLLRIPDAPHRIARGIGCGIFVSFLPLFGLHFFLAAGAAWLIRGNVVAALLGTAFGNPVTFPLIAVVSVELGHLLLGTGVDGVPALQILTAFAQAGDEVLRNIWAIFSPEPTQWQRLSRFFFGLFIPYLVGGILPGLACAFAGYCLSLPIIGAVQTLRRKRMRDRAERLREAAAARQDGPQA, via the coding sequence ATGGTCATGCCCGAAGGCGGCTGGTTGCGGGCGCTCAGCTATATGCGCCATCGCTTGCTGCGCATCCCGGATGCGCCGCACCGGATTGCGCGCGGCATTGGCTGCGGCATCTTCGTATCGTTCCTGCCGCTGTTCGGGCTGCATTTCTTTCTGGCGGCGGGGGCGGCCTGGCTGATCCGGGGCAATGTGGTGGCCGCCCTGCTGGGCACCGCCTTCGGCAATCCGGTGACCTTTCCGCTGATCGCGGTGGTGTCGGTCGAACTTGGTCATCTGCTACTAGGCACCGGGGTTGATGGCGTGCCCGCGTTGCAGATCCTCACCGCTTTTGCGCAGGCGGGGGACGAGGTGCTGCGCAATATCTGGGCCATCTTCTCGCCCGAGCCGACGCAGTGGCAACGGCTGAGCCGGTTCTTCTTCGGCCTGTTCATCCCCTATCTGGTGGGCGGGATCCTGCCGGGGCTGGCCTGCGCGTTTGCGGGCTATTGCCTGAGCCTGCCGATTATCGGCGCGGTGCAGACGCTCCGGCGCAAACGGATGCGCGACCGCGCCGAACGGCTGCGCGAGGCGGCGGCTGCGCGGCAGGACGGGCCGCAGGCCTAG
- a CDS encoding alkane 1-monooxygenase, whose product MAPDITSLRHALPFWLSLGLIPLAFIGATQGGWTVLLMPAYAWMLTTLLDAVLGLNEDNPDPQTDEQDLIWHRAITLIWLPLQLLTIYGMIWWVTRTSHLSWVEILGLFFGLGVMSGTIGIVYAHELLHQRNDLERWLGDLLLASVLYSHFRTEHLLVHHSHVGTPRDAVTARYNEGFHRYFLRVLRDCPPSAWAAERDRLARVGRPVWHRSNPFWRYAALQAGALLLAFLVGGWFGLVLFALQAFFAVWQLELTNYIEHYGLTRRQLPSGKYEPVRPHHSWNAPHKASNWLLINLQRHSDHHTKPDRRFPLLQTYAADEAPMLPFGYPAMATLAMIPPLWRRRMNPRVRAWRKTYYPDVTDWTPPQR is encoded by the coding sequence ATGGCACCGGATATCACCTCGCTCAGACATGCCCTGCCCTTCTGGCTGTCACTTGGCCTGATCCCCCTGGCCTTCATCGGTGCCACGCAGGGCGGATGGACCGTGCTGCTGATGCCCGCCTATGCCTGGATGCTGACCACGCTGCTGGATGCGGTGCTGGGCCTGAACGAAGACAATCCCGATCCGCAGACCGATGAACAGGATCTGATCTGGCATCGCGCCATCACCCTGATCTGGCTGCCGCTGCAACTGCTGACCATCTATGGCATGATCTGGTGGGTGACACGCACCAGTCACCTGTCCTGGGTCGAAATCCTGGGCCTGTTCTTCGGGTTGGGCGTGATGTCGGGCACCATCGGCATCGTCTATGCCCACGAGCTGTTGCATCAGCGCAATGATCTTGAACGGTGGCTGGGTGATCTGCTGCTGGCCTCGGTGCTGTACAGCCATTTCCGCACCGAGCATCTGCTGGTGCATCACAGCCATGTCGGCACCCCGCGCGATGCGGTGACGGCGCGGTATAACGAAGGCTTCCACCGCTATTTCCTGCGGGTGCTGCGTGACTGCCCGCCCTCGGCCTGGGCGGCAGAGCGCGACAGGCTGGCCCGCGTGGGGCGCCCGGTCTGGCATCGCTCCAATCCGTTCTGGCGCTATGCGGCGCTGCAAGCCGGGGCGTTGCTGCTGGCGTTTCTGGTGGGGGGCTGGTTCGGGCTGGTGCTGTTTGCCTTGCAGGCGTTCTTTGCGGTCTGGCAGCTGGAGCTGACCAATTACATCGAACATTACGGCCTGACCCGCCGCCAACTGCCCTCGGGCAAGTATGAACCCGTGCGCCCGCATCATTCGTGGAACGCGCCGCACAAGGCGTCAAACTGGCTGCTGATCAATCTGCAACGCCATTCTGACCATCACACCAAACCCGACCGCCGCTTTCCGCTGCTGCAAACCTATGCGGCAGACGAAGCGCCGATGCTACCCTTCGGGTATCCGGCCATGGCGACACTGGCGATGATCCCGCCGCTCTGGCGGCGGCGGATGAACCCGCGCGTGCGGGCCTGGCGCAAGACCTATTACCCGGATGTGACAGACTGGACGCCGCCGCAGCGCTAG